A single genomic interval of Astyanax mexicanus isolate ESR-SI-001 chromosome 4, AstMex3_surface, whole genome shotgun sequence harbors:
- the LOC125801202 gene encoding uncharacterized protein LOC125801202, producing the protein MEAKQNEAEPLNAGEDRQSGLLEKESLRQTDSVHSFDAPGLVALIKNKAPSVLAEYEKTGTLSLTSRKLLVRTGVSSLVERRGFYPSSADKLMLAKSMIAVFPSLMIKIQEENKGFEHLYDPVSHCGFIEMKLRNLRRSLHDDQRRYRKRRRSSEGSAGAVTLQVIAEGEDESTQDWITATKRMRPSPENLASIKMGMEKTFNNRRLWITTQSPTIEEIFHQYPRFVDLPYLFDAEFAKIFPGKENQFLRKWEGHIVPKLLKVARLENENDPDVLSAGEESDESRCLRALKSLTSFLPPTATGRNKGWSKCSVKSALSYILEVKQTGTSIPSLYQEQTAGAAEVQQPKLVCLGDPCSAAQYIIVAKHDKVAIPLQDEGLTCALDKLFKMLWVCNVAYPVQLNSVYSFIEHVYDLPISGPKRSKVLELIAKLRALG; encoded by the exons ATGGAGGCTAAACAAAATGAG GCTGAACCATTGAATGCAGGTGAAGATCGTCAAAGTGGGCTATTGGAG AAAGAGTCTCTAAGACAAACTGATAGCGTGCACAGCTTTGATGCTCCAGGTTTGGTGGCACTAATCAAGAACAAAGCCCCATCTGTTCTCGCTGAATATGAAAAAACTGGaacactctctctcacatccCGAAAACTCCTTGTAAGAACAGGTGTCAGCAGTCTGGTTGAGCGACGGGGATT TTACCCCTCCAGTGCTGACAAGCTGATGTTGGCTAAAAGCATGATTGCAGTCTTCCCATCACTCATGATCAAGATACAAGAAGAGAACAAAGGATTT gAGCACTTATATGACCCAGTGTCCCACTGTGGATTCATTGAGATGAAACTGAGGAACCTGCGGAGAAGCCTTCATGATGATCAGAGACGCTATCGCAAACGTAGGAGGTCCAGTGAGGGTTCTGCGGGAGCGGTAACATTACAAGTAATTGCAGAAGGAGAAGACGAATCTACGCAAGATTGGATAACGGCCACCAAAAGGATGAGACCATCTCCCGAGAACCTTGCATCCATCAAAATGGGCATGGAGAAAACTTTCAACAACCGAAGGCTCTGGATCACAACTCAGTCACCAACCATAGAGGAGATTTTTCATCAGTACCCTCGCTTTGTAGATCTGCCATATTTG TTTGATGCAGAGTTTGCAAAAATATTTCCGGGCAAAGAAAATCAATTTCTTCGGAAATGGGAAGGACATATTGTTCCCAAACTCCTGAAAGTGGCCAGACTGGAAAATGAAAATGATCCTGATGTTCTGTCAGCTGGTGAGGAGAGTGATG AGTCACGTTGTCTCAGAGCTCTTAAGTCACTCACCAGTTTTCTACCTCCGACTGCAACTGGGAGGAACAAAGGCTGGTCCAAGTGCAGCGTGAAATCAGCCTTGTCATATATCCTAGAGGTGAAACAG ACTGGAACAAGTATCCCCAGCCTCTACCAAGAACAAACAGCAGGAGCAGCGGAAGTGCAACAACCAAAGCTTGTGTGTCTGGGAGATCCATGTTCAGCAGCACAATATATTATTGTGGCAAAGCATGACAAAGTTGCCATCCCTTTACAGGACGAAGGACTGACATGTGCCCTGGACAAGCTGTTCAAAATGTTGTGGGTCTGTAATGTAGCCTATCCTGTCCAACTTAACTCTGTGTATTCTTTTATTGAGCATGTTTATGACTTGCCCATCTCAGGACCAAAGAGATCAAAAGTTTTGGAGTTGATTGCCAAGCTCCGTGCACTAGGATAG